A genomic stretch from Xenopus laevis strain J_2021 chromosome 6S, Xenopus_laevis_v10.1, whole genome shotgun sequence includes:
- the b4galt6.S gene encoding beta-1,4-galactosyltransferase 6 isoform X2: MVQAQGIMLRDNVRTIGHMIRQYTNKNTTLNGTDFPDGTNSTEFTAQSSVYLPENFTFSQDLPCPEKLPFMRGQTSVNMSEIGLEEVYQLLSQDTDIGRGGHWKPNDCIPRWKLAILIPFRNRHEHLPILFRHLIPMLQKQRLEFAFYVIEQAGTQTFNRAMLFNIGFKEAMKDRRWDCVIFHDVDHIPENDRNYYGCGEMPRHFAAKLDKYMYILPYEEFFGGVSGLTVEQFTKINGFPNAFWGWGGEDDDLWNRVHYAGYNVSRPEGDIGKYKSIQHHHRGEVQFLGRYKLLRYSKERQYLDGLSNLIYAPNIFIDHLYKNITVHLVPELAPVKDY, translated from the exons ATGGTACAAGCTCAAGGAATTATGCTGAGAGACAATGTTCGGACCATCGGGCACATGATCAGACAGTACACTAACAAAAATACCACACTAAATGGAACAG attttcctgACGGTACCAATTCCACAGAATTCACTGCTCAGTCATCAGTGTATCTCCCTGAAAACTTTACTTTTTCACAGGATCTTCCTTGTCCCGAAAAGCTGCCTTTTATGC GAGGGCAAACAAGTGTGAACATGAGTGAAATCGGTTTAGAAGAAGTATATCAACTTTTATCCCAGGATACAGACATTGGGCGAGGAGGACACTGGAAACCAAACGACTGCATTCCCCGATGGAAG TTGGCCATTCTTATTCCATTTCGCAACCGCCATGAACACCTTCCTATTTTATTCAGACATCTGATACCCATGTTGCAGAAACAGCGATTGGAATTTGCCTTCTATGTTATTGAACAG GCAGGTACTCAAACATTCAACCGGGCAATGCTGTTTAACATTGGGTTTAAAGAAGCTATGAAAGACAGAAGATGGGACTGTGTCATTTTCCATGATGTGGATCATATTCCAGAGAATGATCGTAATTATTATGGTTGTGGTGAGATGCCACGTCACTTTGCTGCGAAACTTGACAAGTACATGTACAT CCTGCCATACGAGGAGTTTTTTGGAGGTGTAAGTGGCCTAACAGTTGAACAATTTACGAAAATCAATGGTTTTCCAAATGCATTCTGGGGATGGGGAGGAGAAGATGATGATCTATGGAACAG GGTCCACTATGCTGGATATAATGTTTCTAGGCCAGAAGGAGACATCGGGAAATACAAGTCAATCCAACATCATCACAGAGGAGAAGTTCAGTTCTTAGGCCG GTATAAATTATTGCGCTACTCTAAAGAACGGCAGTATCTAGATGGGCTGAGCAATTTGATCTATGCGCCAAATATCTTTATTGACCATCTATATAAGAATATAACTGTGCATCTTGTGCCTGAACTGGCGCCAGTGAAAGACTACTGA
- the b4galt6.S gene encoding beta-1,4-galactosyltransferase 6 isoform X1, producing MKSLMRRLLRVSNRSIFAFIFFFSLSSSCLYFIYVAPGIANTYLFMVQAQGIMLRDNVRTIGHMIRQYTNKNTTLNGTDFPDGTNSTEFTAQSSVYLPENFTFSQDLPCPEKLPFMRGQTSVNMSEIGLEEVYQLLSQDTDIGRGGHWKPNDCIPRWKLAILIPFRNRHEHLPILFRHLIPMLQKQRLEFAFYVIEQAGTQTFNRAMLFNIGFKEAMKDRRWDCVIFHDVDHIPENDRNYYGCGEMPRHFAAKLDKYMYILPYEEFFGGVSGLTVEQFTKINGFPNAFWGWGGEDDDLWNRVHYAGYNVSRPEGDIGKYKSIQHHHRGEVQFLGRYKLLRYSKERQYLDGLSNLIYAPNIFIDHLYKNITVHLVPELAPVKDY from the exons ATGAAGTCGCTCATGCGGAGGCTGCTGCGAGTCTCTAACCGATCCATATTcgccttcatcttcttcttctccctgtCATCATCGTGCCTCTACTTCATCTATGTGGCCCCCGGCATTG CAAATACCTATCTCTTTATGGTACAAGCTCAAGGAATTATGCTGAGAGACAATGTTCGGACCATCGGGCACATGATCAGACAGTACACTAACAAAAATACCACACTAAATGGAACAG attttcctgACGGTACCAATTCCACAGAATTCACTGCTCAGTCATCAGTGTATCTCCCTGAAAACTTTACTTTTTCACAGGATCTTCCTTGTCCCGAAAAGCTGCCTTTTATGC GAGGGCAAACAAGTGTGAACATGAGTGAAATCGGTTTAGAAGAAGTATATCAACTTTTATCCCAGGATACAGACATTGGGCGAGGAGGACACTGGAAACCAAACGACTGCATTCCCCGATGGAAG TTGGCCATTCTTATTCCATTTCGCAACCGCCATGAACACCTTCCTATTTTATTCAGACATCTGATACCCATGTTGCAGAAACAGCGATTGGAATTTGCCTTCTATGTTATTGAACAG GCAGGTACTCAAACATTCAACCGGGCAATGCTGTTTAACATTGGGTTTAAAGAAGCTATGAAAGACAGAAGATGGGACTGTGTCATTTTCCATGATGTGGATCATATTCCAGAGAATGATCGTAATTATTATGGTTGTGGTGAGATGCCACGTCACTTTGCTGCGAAACTTGACAAGTACATGTACAT CCTGCCATACGAGGAGTTTTTTGGAGGTGTAAGTGGCCTAACAGTTGAACAATTTACGAAAATCAATGGTTTTCCAAATGCATTCTGGGGATGGGGAGGAGAAGATGATGATCTATGGAACAG GGTCCACTATGCTGGATATAATGTTTCTAGGCCAGAAGGAGACATCGGGAAATACAAGTCAATCCAACATCATCACAGAGGAGAAGTTCAGTTCTTAGGCCG GTATAAATTATTGCGCTACTCTAAAGAACGGCAGTATCTAGATGGGCTGAGCAATTTGATCTATGCGCCAAATATCTTTATTGACCATCTATATAAGAATATAACTGTGCATCTTGTGCCTGAACTGGCGCCAGTGAAAGACTACTGA